GAACTCTGGTGGAGCGGGTACAATCCGCAGTACAAGCGGTTCGAGGTGGATTGCACCAATTACGTGTCCCAATGCCTGTACGCCGGCGGCATGCCGATGGCCTACCATCCGCGCAAGGATCGCGGATGGTGGTACCGGCACGGCAGCCATCCGTCGTGGAGCTACAGTTGGGCGGTGGCGCATGCGTTTCGCTGGTATCTGGAAGGTTCGGGACGGGGAATAGCCATCAACGATCCGCGCGAACTGCTGGTCGGGGATGTGATTTGCTACGATTGGGATGGCGACGGCAGGTGGCAGCACAATACGATCGTTGTCGATTTTGATCGGTACGGGATGCCGTTGGTGAACGCCCACACAGTCGCCAGCCATCGCCGCTATTGGGACTATCAGGACAGCTACGCCTGGTCGGAGCGAACGAAGTACCGGCTTTTGCGGATCCGGGATGTGTTTTGACAACCGGTCGGGATTCCTCGCGGCACATGCGGGGAATCCTGTTTTTTCGGGCCGCTTCGCGCTCGCTTGGGTGGGGGAGCCAGGGCCGGAGTTGCTGTGGGGAATCCTGGGGCGGGAGACGGCTGCCTTGCAACTTCGGGAAACATTCGCTACTCTTGACTGAGAAATCATGTTAGCGAAAAGACACAGCAAAGGAAGTCGATCTGCACGATGCACATCGTACTTGTAGAACCGGAAATTCCGGCGAATACGGGAAACATCTCGCGCACCTGCGCGGCTACGGGAATCACTTTGCATTTGGTGCGGCCACTCGGCTTTTCGACCGACGACCGGCAGTTGAAGCGGGCGGGGCTTGACTATTGGCATCTGCTCGATCTGCATTACCATGACAGTTTTGCGGAACTGCAGGCGAAGTACCCGCATGGGCGGTTTTTCTACGCATCGACCAAGGGTCGGAAACGATATACCGATTTTGCATACCGGCCGGATGACTTTTTTGTGTTTGGCAAGGAAACGAAGGGGCTGCCGGATGAATTGATCCAGGCCAATCTGGATACCTGCATCCGCATCCCGATCATCGAAGGGGCGCGTTCTCTCAATCTGTCGAATGCGGTCGCGATCGTCGTTTTCGAAGCCTTGCGGCAATTGGGATTTCCAAATTTGAAATAGCAGGAGAGGAGACTTATGAGCTCAAACGAAATACCGAAAACCCCCTATGCGATCATCGGCGGGTCCAGCACATTTTCGATCCGTTTTCCGGAAGATCTCGAACTGGACGACTGTGAGGTGTTGGCGGACAACCTGGAGTTTGAGACACCTTACGGGACAAGTCCTGTTTTTAAACTGTTCCGGTTGGGCGGCAAACAGGTTCTGACCGTGAAGATGCACGGCTGGCGGCCGAACGTGGTCACCCGCGGCGTCGCATCCCAGCAGTTGTTCTGGGTGTTCCAGCAGGCGGGCGTGAAAAAAATCTACGCCGAAGGCGGCGTGGGAGCGATCAACCATCTCCTGCGGCCGCGGGACATCGTGGTGCCGACCGATTATATCGACCGTTCGATGCGGGTCGATGTCGGGCTTGGCGGGCCGTATTTGCTGATCATGCGGCAGCCGACCTGTCCGCACGGACGCCGCCGGTTGGTTGCGGCCGCGGAAAAAGGGGCGGTCGGCCGGGTGTTCGACCGGGCGATTTACGCGAATACGGATGGCCGCCATTTTGAATCGGTGGCGGAAGTGCAGGCGCTGAAAATCGCCGGCGCCGATGTGGTCGGACAGAGCATGTGTCCGGAAGTCTACCTGGCGCGCGAAATCGGTGCCTGCTACGCCCGGTTGGATCTGGTGGTCAACTACGCGGAGGGCATCGTGAAAGATTGGGAGCATGAGGAGCTGAAAGACATTTTTTATAATGAACCGAAGACGATCGGCCGGATGCTGATCGACGCGATGAGGGAAACCCCCGTGCACGAAGATTGCGGCTGCGCCGACTTGCGGAAAGACACGCTGTTGAAAGAGCAGTAAAAGTGGAGGAACTTTCATGCTAACCACCTTGTTGTTTGATTTGGACGGGACTTTGTTGCCGCTCGACAACGATCAGTTCATGAAGGGGTATTTTCAGCGCCTGGTCTCGCGCGTCTCGCATCTGCTGGACAAAGACAGGTTTGTTCAACAACTCTGGGCCTCGACCGAAGCGATGGTGCTAAGCGACGACCCGAGCAAGACGAACGAGCAGGTATTCAAGGAGGATTTTCTCGGAAAGAGCGGACTCCGCGAAGAGCAGATCTGGCCGATTTTTGTCGATTTTTACCAAGGGGAATTTCAGATGCTCAGCCACTTGACGCGGCCCACCCCGCTGGCACGGCAACTGGTCCGGACGGCAATCGACAAGGGGTATACGGCGGTGCTGGCCACCAATCCGCTGTTTCCGCGGGCGGCGATTGAGGCGCGCATGAAGTGGGCCGGCATTGCTGACCTTCCGTTCGCGCTTGTCACCACATTGGAAGAGATGCATTTTTGCAAACCGAATCCGAATTATTTCCGGGAGATTTTGCAGAAGATCGGGAAGCGGCCGGAAGAGTGCATGATGATCGGCAACGACGGCTATGAGGATATGATCGCCGCGAAACTCGGCCTGCAAACCTACCTGGTGACCGATTGTCTGATCGATCGGAATCTCCAGCCGGACTGCATCACGGAGCAGGGCACGCTGCAAGACCTGCTGGAATTTATTGAGCGGTTACCGGATCGCACTGCACAAGGGAACTGCCGATGATCACGATCGGCGTGCTGTCTGACACCCACCTTCCGAAAAAAGGCAAGGAGCTGCCCGTGATCGTGCAGAATCGTTTGCAGGGGGGCGATTGGATTATCCATGCGGGCGATCGGATGCGGTTGGCAGACACCATTCAACTTGAATGGATTTACTTTTGAACGCGTATAAAACGACTTAACCCCGTTAATACTGGCTCAATAGAAATTCAGTATTTTGCAAACGGGGGTATCACGATGACCAAAACACTCGGACAAAAAATTCGCGAACTTCGCATCCAGAAGGGGCTGACGCAAGGCGACCTCGGCGGCGGACGGGTGACGCCCAGCATGATTTCGCAGATCGAGGCGGACAAAGCCAATCCGTCGCACCGCTTGCTGAAGTGGATTGCGGATCGGTTGGAAACGCCGATCGAATATTTTCTCACCGATATGCAGCAGCAAAGCGAAAAAATCAGCTCTTTCCGGTTTGCGAAAGCGCTGATGGAAGCGGGAGAACCGCGCCAGGCGATCCCAATTCTGCAAGAATTGGCGGACGGCCAGTCGCTGCCGATGCACCAACAGGAAATCCAGCGGGATCTGGCTGCTTGCTACCGCAGCGTCGGCCGGCTGGATGAGGCGGTCGAAATGTTGGACCAGGTGTTGTCGGCCGCCCAGATCAAGCGGGATGTGGCGGCTATGGTGCAAACGCTGAAAGAGATGGGGCGGATCGAGCAACAGCGGCATCATTATCCGTTGGCGATCTATCATTGGAACCGGGCAAACCGCCTGTTGGAAGAGATGGACAATCCGGATCCGTTCGAATGGGCGGAACTGCTGCAGGAAGTGGCCGCCCTGAACAACTACCTGGGCGAGTTCGAAGCGGCAAAATCGGCCTACGAGAAAGCGATGACTCTCCTGTCCGGCACGTCCAACCTAAAGGCGATCGCCGACGTGTATCTCAATCTGAGCCGGTTGCACCGGGAACTCGGGGAATTTGACAAAGCGTCCGACTTCGCCCAGCATGCGCTCAGCATCAACAAAAATTTGAACAATCTGAAGCTGTCGATTCAGATCAAAGAAACGTATGCGACGCTCCAGGCGGAGGCGGGACAAACGCCGGAAGCAATCGCTTTGCTGGAAGAATGCCTGCAAGAGTATGAAGCGTTTGGGCTAAAGGAGCGGATCGCTTCGGTGCATGGCGCTCTCTCCAACATTTTCCTGAAGACGCGGCAGTTGGAACAGGCGAAATTCCATTGCCAACTGGCGCTCGACAAGGCGGTCGATGATGCTCAACGAGCCGCTCTCTACCGGACATGGGCGAAGACGGCGAAGGAACAGGGCCGCATTGATGAAGCGATGGAAGCGCTGCAAACGTCGATCCATTTCTTCAAACAGGCGAACCTGCCGCGCGATCTCGCCTACAGTTACTCGCTGTTGGGTGAGCTTTACAAGGAATCGGGCGACCTGACCGGCGCGGTGCAGGCGCTTGAGAATATGCGAGTTGCGATGGAAGCCAACCTGAAAGAGCGGGGCTTTGTTCTGTAACCGGCCGCAGTGATCCTGGACGGGTTTGCTGGCCGAAAGGTATAATGAAGGCAAGAGACTCGGGTAACGATGCGGAGCACATCATTTTTGGAAGGGATCTGTGAATTGATGAAACGAGCAATCCGAATGGCTGCATTTACTTCCCTTGTGATTTTGGCAACAGCAACGGCCGGTTGCGGGCAGTTGGCGCAACCGGCGAAGGACAGGCAGCAACCGGTTGCGCATGCATCTTCTGCCACGGGACAAGCGGGGGCATCTGCTGCCAGCGGAAACGATTCGGTTGCCGATCAGAGCCGCCCGGCCGATTCAGTCAAACAGGATACGACAGCTGTCCCGGTCAACTGGATGGCTCCCTCCGGCGGGAACTATCCGAAGATCCAGAAAGGAGATCCGATCTGGATCGACATCTCGATCAAAGATCAGCGGGTCTACATTAAAAAAGGGGACGAAACGATCTATACGATGGTTACGTCTTCGGGGCTTGACACGGAACCTGACAATTCCACGCCGCGCGGCACCTTTTACGTGGAACCGGAGCGGGATACCTGGTTTTTCTCGCCGCAATACCAGGAAGGAGCCAAGTACTGGGTGTCATGGAAGAATCATGGCGAGTTTCTTTTCCACAGCGTACCCATGGACAAAAATGGCAACGTGATCGAAGCGGAAGCCAGGAAGCTGGGGCAGAAAGCGTCGCACGGATGCCTCCGGTTGACGGTGCCCGACGCCAAGTGGATTTATGACAACATTCCGGTCAAGACGAAAGTCGTCATCCGGGATTAACGGCAAAACAAAAGCGTGCTCCTCGCGGGCACGCTTTTTCCTCAATCGGCTTGCAGGCCTTCCAGCAAAATCGCGGTCACCTGGCGGGACAGCTGGTCCGCTCTGTATTCCCTGCGGCCCAGCAGCAAGTGCAGGGAGGCGATGGCCGCTCCGCCAAACACCGTCCAGGCGGCCGATTCGGGATCTGTCTTGATAAAACTCCCTTCCGCGATTCCCTGCGCAATCAGTCCCTCAAGCAGTTTCGTGTACTCGGTCAGCATTTTCCGGAATTCTTTTTGCCGCTGTTCCGCTCCCCATGCCTCGCGCAGCATGATGATGCAAAAATCACGGTATTCGCCGAAAAATTCAATTTGCTGCCGGATAGCGGCTTCCAGCTTCTGTTTGCCC
This portion of the Effusibacillus pohliae DSM 22757 genome encodes:
- the trmL gene encoding tRNA (uridine(34)/cytosine(34)/5-carboxymethylaminomethyluridine(34)-2'-O)-methyltransferase TrmL, which translates into the protein MHIVLVEPEIPANTGNISRTCAATGITLHLVRPLGFSTDDRQLKRAGLDYWHLLDLHYHDSFAELQAKYPHGRFFYASTKGRKRYTDFAYRPDDFFVFGKETKGLPDELIQANLDTCIRIPIIEGARSLNLSNAVAIVVFEALRQLGFPNLK
- a CDS encoding helix-turn-helix domain-containing protein encodes the protein MTKTLGQKIRELRIQKGLTQGDLGGGRVTPSMISQIEADKANPSHRLLKWIADRLETPIEYFLTDMQQQSEKISSFRFAKALMEAGEPRQAIPILQELADGQSLPMHQQEIQRDLAACYRSVGRLDEAVEMLDQVLSAAQIKRDVAAMVQTLKEMGRIEQQRHHYPLAIYHWNRANRLLEEMDNPDPFEWAELLQEVAALNNYLGEFEAAKSAYEKAMTLLSGTSNLKAIADVYLNLSRLHRELGEFDKASDFAQHALSINKNLNNLKLSIQIKETYATLQAEAGQTPEAIALLEECLQEYEAFGLKERIASVHGALSNIFLKTRQLEQAKFHCQLALDKAVDDAQRAALYRTWAKTAKEQGRIDEAMEALQTSIHFFKQANLPRDLAYSYSLLGELYKESGDLTGAVQALENMRVAMEANLKERGFVL
- a CDS encoding metallophosphoesterase family protein, with amino-acid sequence MITIGVLSDTHLPKKGKELPVIVQNRLQGGDWIIHAGDRMRLADTIQLEWIYF
- a CDS encoding TetR/AcrR family transcriptional regulator, with the protein product MRFLRQDKTSLIFQAAIDIFSERGFDRATMDDIAARANVAKGTIYYHFKSKEDLFLFLVEEGIDLLREAVHEQIRPDMTGKQKLEAAIRQQIEFFGEYRDFCIIMLREAWGAEQRQKEFRKMLTEYTKLLEGLIAQGIAEGSFIKTDPESAAWTVFGGAAIASLHLLLGRREYRADQLSRQVTAILLEGLQAD
- a CDS encoding L,D-transpeptidase, whose protein sequence is MKRAIRMAAFTSLVILATATAGCGQLAQPAKDRQQPVAHASSATGQAGASAASGNDSVADQSRPADSVKQDTTAVPVNWMAPSGGNYPKIQKGDPIWIDISIKDQRVYIKKGDETIYTMVTSSGLDTEPDNSTPRGTFYVEPERDTWFFSPQYQEGAKYWVSWKNHGEFLFHSVPMDKNGNVIEAEARKLGQKASHGCLRLTVPDAKWIYDNIPVKTKVVIRD
- a CDS encoding HAD family hydrolase, which codes for MLTTLLFDLDGTLLPLDNDQFMKGYFQRLVSRVSHLLDKDRFVQQLWASTEAMVLSDDPSKTNEQVFKEDFLGKSGLREEQIWPIFVDFYQGEFQMLSHLTRPTPLARQLVRTAIDKGYTAVLATNPLFPRAAIEARMKWAGIADLPFALVTTLEEMHFCKPNPNYFREILQKIGKRPEECMMIGNDGYEDMIAAKLGLQTYLVTDCLIDRNLQPDCITEQGTLQDLLEFIERLPDRTAQGNCR
- a CDS encoding MTAP family purine nucleoside phosphorylase, which encodes MSSNEIPKTPYAIIGGSSTFSIRFPEDLELDDCEVLADNLEFETPYGTSPVFKLFRLGGKQVLTVKMHGWRPNVVTRGVASQQLFWVFQQAGVKKIYAEGGVGAINHLLRPRDIVVPTDYIDRSMRVDVGLGGPYLLIMRQPTCPHGRRRLVAAAEKGAVGRVFDRAIYANTDGRHFESVAEVQALKIAGADVVGQSMCPEVYLAREIGACYARLDLVVNYAEGIVKDWEHEELKDIFYNEPKTIGRMLIDAMRETPVHEDCGCADLRKDTLLKEQ